From a region of the Bradysia coprophila strain Holo2 chromosome X unlocalized genomic scaffold, BU_Bcop_v1 contig_173, whole genome shotgun sequence genome:
- the LOC119068083 gene encoding uncharacterized protein LOC119068083: MDDEKLKNCEVVIEDFLFKLPKSSTSPTTVKMDSNIRSRRQSIRLQDKGVPSMRETTPKKSKKRPKTLKTGNVQKPIESSVVAANGTQNGPNQLELSDNEILEMLGDFATFIEDGVWNLKSDIFNIDEASATEAAQSAMSKPMTSAPATREHDYDYSVLQAITSQTQTLVEQKRSICTETEPPVLYSTTCQTDSVQRRSVATQTDFDQRSQSTQTCLDNQSSISVQTNFGDHSTASTNTDADSGRNALKRKSSSSSADPSKCQIFIKNYDLTNCSVNRGVFDYKIPKHSTNRDVDSGRPKSVHPKLPREKSSTDAPKLRKDLFPTEASQQLRPKSDFELMKMEVFSVLQRPCFKFLRRESCGLSCRSNHFLPPAADVAVAIQNWSNEQIHFLYLTYVQRYKMCHQMYFDVICNAFVERRSPENIIATIKDCERLALESQFIVVMFALKKCGYTDDDALFVICTHANRSRNAINEILKVIVTFKMANFKRTIAFLSSEMDTIDFDPYFGNEILKQAVEIETLDVISLNFCYGIVRKYSCILNAHYMKTLLLKM; encoded by the exons ATGGACGacgagaaattgaaaaattgcgaAGTAGTTATCGAAGATTTCCTCTTTAAACTACCAAAATCATCGACTTCTCCGACAACTGTCAAAATGGATTCCAATATAAGAAGTCGACGGCAATCGATTCGACTACAAGACAAAGGCGTTCCTTCTATGAGAGAAACAACGCCGaagaaatcaaagaaaagaccaaaaactctaaaaactggaaatgttcaaaaaccAATTGAGTCAAGCGTCGTCGCTGCAAATGGCACACAAAATGGCCCTAATCAACTGGAACTGTCTGACAATGAAATT TTGGAAATGTTGGGTGATTTTGCAACATTTATCGAAGATGGAGTTTGGAATCTGAAATCAGACATTTTCAATATTGACGAAGCTTCCGCTACTGAAGCCGCCCAATCTGCAATGTCAAAACCGATGACATCGGCACCGGCGACCAGAGAACATGACTATGACTACAGTGTATTGCAGGCAATAACTTCTCAGACTCAAACGTTGGTCGAACAAAAACGTTCCATCTGTACAGAAACTGAGCCGCCTGTTCTTTATTCCACCACTTGTCAAACTGATTCGGTTCAACGGCGTTCTGTCGCAACGCAAACAGACTTTGATCAACGTTCACAGTCAACACAGACTTGCTTGGATAATCAAAGTTCAATCTCAGTTCAGACTAATTTTGGTGACCATTCAACGGCGTCTACCAA CACTGATGCCGATTCAGGACGGAATgctttgaaaagaaaaagttcttcCAGCAGCGCTGACCCGAGTAAGTGCCAGATATTCATAAAGAACTATGATCTGACCAATTGTTCGGTGAACCGTGGAGTGTTTGACTACAAAATTCCAAAGCATTCGACTAATCGCGACGTCGATTCCGGAAGACCAAAATCAGTACATCCCAAATTACCAAGAGAGAAATCGTCAACAGACGCTCCTAAATTACGAAAGGACCTTTTTCCGACGGAAGCGTCGCAACAGCTACGACCGAAGAGCGATTTCGAGTTGATGAAAATGGAAGTTTTCAGTGTACTTCAGCGACCGTGCTTTAAATTCCTGAGACGTGAAAGCTGCGGTCTATCTTGCAGATCGAATCACTTTTTACCGCCTGCTGCCGATGTAGCTGTGGCTATTCAAAACTGGTCCAATGAACagattcattttctttatctcACCTATGTTCAACGATACAAGATGTGTCATCAGATGTACTTCGATGTTATTTGCAATGCCTTTGTCGAAAGACGGTCACCAGAGAATATAATAGCAACCATTAAGGATTGCGAACGATTGGCTTTGGAAAGCCAATTCATAGTTGTCATGTTCGCCTTGAAAAAATGCGGCTACACGGATGACGACGCCCTGTTTGTAATATGCACCCATGCTAACCGTTCTCGGAACGCgatcaacgaaattttaaagGTCATTGTCACCTTCAAAATGGCAAATTTTAAGCGGACTATCGCTTTCTTATCCTCCGAAATGGATACCATTGATTTTGATCCCTATTTTGGCAATGAGATTTTGAAACAAGCCGTCGAAATCGAAACACTTGATGTGATTTCCCTAAACTTTTGCTACGGCATTGTTCGAAAGTACAGTTGCATACTGAACGCTCATTACATGAAGACACttctgttgaaaatgtaa